One genomic window of Deinococcus multiflagellatus includes the following:
- the ftsZ gene encoding cell division protein FtsZ: MQAARIRVIGLGGAGNNAVNRMIESGLEGVEFIAGNTDAQVLAKSHAEIRIQLGDRLTRGLGAGADPEVGEKAALEDRERIKEYLEGTDMLFITAGMGGGTGTGSAPVVAEIAREMGILTVAIVTRPFKFEGPKRLRVAEEGIGKLADRVDGMIVVNNEKLLTAVDKKVSFREAFLIADRVLYYGVKGISDVINVEGMINLDFADVRNLLANSGTVLMGIGAGRGEKVAEEAAMSAIHSPLLERGIEGARRILVNVTGSYDLSMTDANEIVEKIREATGFEEPDILFGITPDEAAGDEVRVTVIATGFNDMPVTVAGGLRSSVIDTMVKPVRGGTAYDPKDYDIPAFLRNIDRD; encoded by the coding sequence ATGCAAGCGGCCAGAATTCGCGTGATTGGCTTGGGCGGCGCCGGCAACAACGCCGTGAACCGCATGATTGAATCGGGACTCGAAGGCGTGGAGTTCATCGCCGGAAACACGGACGCGCAGGTGCTGGCCAAGAGCCACGCCGAGATCCGCATTCAGCTGGGCGACCGCCTGACCCGTGGCCTGGGCGCCGGCGCCGACCCCGAAGTCGGTGAAAAAGCCGCCCTGGAAGACCGCGAGCGCATCAAGGAATACCTGGAAGGCACCGACATGCTGTTCATCACGGCCGGCATGGGCGGCGGCACCGGCACCGGCAGCGCGCCCGTGGTGGCCGAGATTGCCCGCGAGATGGGCATTCTGACCGTGGCGATTGTCACGCGCCCCTTCAAGTTTGAAGGCCCCAAGCGCCTGCGCGTGGCCGAAGAGGGCATTGGCAAGCTGGCCGACCGCGTGGACGGCATGATCGTGGTGAATAACGAGAAGCTGCTCACCGCCGTGGACAAGAAGGTGTCTTTCCGCGAAGCCTTCCTGATTGCCGACCGCGTGCTGTACTACGGCGTCAAGGGCATCAGCGACGTGATCAACGTCGAAGGCATGATCAACCTCGACTTTGCCGACGTGCGCAACCTGCTGGCGAACTCCGGCACGGTGCTCATGGGCATTGGCGCCGGGCGCGGCGAGAAGGTGGCCGAAGAAGCCGCCATGAGCGCCATCCACAGCCCGCTGCTGGAGCGCGGCATCGAGGGCGCGCGCCGCATTCTGGTCAACGTGACCGGCAGCTACGACCTGTCCATGACCGACGCCAACGAGATCGTCGAGAAGATCCGCGAGGCCACCGGCTTCGAGGAACCCGACATCCTGTTCGGCATTACCCCCGACGAGGCGGCCGGCGACGAGGTGCGCGTGACCGTGATTGCCACTGGCTTTAACGACATGCCGGTGACCGTGGCGGGCGGCCTGCGCTCCAGCGTGATTGACACGATGGTCAAGCCGGTACGCGGCGGCACCGCCTACGACCCCAAGGACTACGACATCCCCGCGTTCCTGCGCAATATTGACCGGGACTGA
- the murG gene encoding undecaprenyldiphospho-muramoylpentapeptide beta-N-acetylglucosaminyltransferase, with amino-acid sequence MSLVVLATGGTGGHIYPAVATARELAARGHETLLLGQRGGMEERVAAEQGLAFEGVDAGKLARSGQGRPDPRELLRAGQGVLQARKVLARLRPGAVVGFGGFASLPGVLAAQSLGLPTVLHEQNARLGLTQRLAVRRARAVGTAYERVLGLDPARATLVGMPVREDRLSRAQALAKLGLQEGPLTLFVMGGSQGSLFLNNTVPDTLQNVLGREGLLPQDHADSGGLVNLDFTGPVPTDGRGRAVQVLHATGPRWLSEVAPRVKELEWYKAAGYVDAVAAWSVADLAITRAGTSTLAEAAFHGVPLVMVPLPESSENHQYHNAMSVQTAGAGRVVEQKTVPETLGQAVLECASAGTRASMSGAARRRAQPGAAAAFAALIERHLREGPPSSHD; translated from the coding sequence ATGAGCTTGGTCGTACTGGCAACGGGGGGCACCGGGGGGCACATCTATCCGGCGGTGGCGACCGCACGCGAACTCGCCGCGCGCGGGCACGAGACGCTGCTGCTGGGGCAGCGCGGCGGCATGGAAGAGCGGGTGGCGGCCGAGCAGGGGCTGGCCTTTGAAGGGGTAGATGCCGGCAAACTGGCCCGCAGCGGCCAGGGCCGCCCCGACCCGCGCGAGCTGCTGCGGGCGGGGCAGGGGGTTTTGCAGGCCAGAAAGGTTCTGGCCCGTCTGCGCCCCGGCGCCGTCGTGGGTTTTGGCGGCTTTGCCAGCCTGCCGGGGGTGCTGGCCGCCCAAAGCCTGGGCCTGCCCACCGTGCTGCACGAGCAGAATGCCCGCCTGGGCCTCACCCAGCGCCTCGCGGTGCGCCGCGCCCGCGCGGTGGGCACCGCCTATGAGCGGGTGCTGGGCCTGGACCCGGCGCGCGCCACCCTGGTGGGCATGCCAGTGCGCGAGGACCGCCTGTCCCGCGCCCAGGCCCTGGCCAAGCTGGGGCTGCAAGAGGGCCCCCTGACCCTGTTCGTGATGGGCGGCTCGCAGGGTTCGCTGTTCCTGAACAACACCGTGCCCGATACCCTGCAGAACGTCCTGGGCCGCGAGGGCCTGTTGCCCCAGGACCACGCGGACAGCGGCGGCCTCGTGAATCTGGATTTCACCGGCCCGGTGCCCACCGACGGGCGCGGCCGGGCGGTGCAGGTGCTGCACGCCACCGGCCCGCGCTGGCTGTCCGAGGTGGCGCCGCGCGTCAAGGAACTGGAGTGGTACAAGGCCGCAGGCTACGTGGACGCCGTGGCCGCGTGGTCGGTGGCCGATCTGGCGATCACGCGCGCGGGCACCAGCACCCTGGCCGAAGCCGCCTTTCACGGGGTGCCGCTGGTGATGGTGCCGCTGCCCGAATCCTCGGAAAATCACCAGTACCACAACGCCATGTCGGTGCAAACGGCCGGCGCAGGGCGCGTGGTGGAACAGAAAACGGTGCCGGAAACGCTGGGGCAGGCGGTGTTAGAGTGTGCCTCAGCGGGGACGCGCGCCTCGATGAGCGGGGCGGCCCGCCGACGGGCCCAGCCGGGCGCGGCGGCGGCATTTGCGGCCCTGATCGAACGGCACCTGCGTGAAGGGCCCCCCTCCTCCCATGACTGA
- a CDS encoding FAD-binding oxidoreductase, which yields MGSGKRQASGPTSHSPLVTDLLRRLAPHQVLTSLAERRNYRYDAIQFGETPLAVVLPETTADVVAAVQAARAAGVPVVGRGAASGLSGGAAPTAPGLVISFTRMTGLRIDPARREARAQAGVVTLAVSEAARPHGLIYPPDPASFRTSTIGGNLAENAGGPMCFKYGVTGDYVRALQVVDAAGEVHELTRDAYDLAGLFIGSEGTLGLMTEATLRLVPPPLVTRTLMAHFPEVGECAEAVSQAIAAGAVPSKLEFMDRACTNAVEDYLSLGLPRGAEAVLLVDTDGDDLPTVEEERALVEAACVAAGGTVRRAGTDAEAAALWQARRSVSPALGRIRPQRMNEDIAVPRSALPEVVREIRALGDASPFTVVQFGHIGDGNLHPNILFDPRHDDPHAVHDLAHRIALVALRHGGVLSGEHGIGTMKRDFMRDAVDPVTLGALWSVKRALDPAGLLNPGKVLPEEVKG from the coding sequence GTGGGAAGTGGGAAAAGACAGGCTTCCGGTCCTACTTCCCACTCCCCACTCGTCACGGACCTCCTGCGCCGGCTGGCCCCGCATCAGGTGCTCACCAGCCTCGCCGAGCGGCGCAATTACCGCTACGACGCCATTCAATTCGGGGAAACGCCGCTGGCGGTGGTGCTGCCCGAAACCACGGCGGATGTGGTGGCGGCGGTGCAGGCGGCGCGGGCGGCCGGGGTGCCGGTGGTGGGGCGCGGCGCGGCCAGTGGGCTTTCGGGCGGCGCCGCGCCCACCGCACCGGGATTGGTGATCTCGTTTACCCGCATGACCGGGCTGCGCATAGACCCCGCCCGGCGCGAGGCCCGCGCGCAGGCGGGCGTGGTCACGCTGGCGGTCAGCGAGGCCGCGCGCCCCCACGGCCTGATTTACCCACCCGACCCTGCTTCGTTTCGCACCAGCACCATCGGGGGCAACCTCGCGGAGAATGCGGGCGGCCCCATGTGCTTCAAGTACGGCGTGACCGGCGATTACGTGCGGGCGCTGCAGGTGGTGGACGCGGCCGGCGAGGTGCACGAACTGACGCGCGACGCCTACGATCTGGCCGGGCTGTTCATCGGCTCCGAGGGCACCCTGGGCCTGATGACCGAGGCCACGCTGCGCCTCGTGCCGCCCCCGCTCGTGACCCGCACGCTGATGGCCCATTTCCCGGAAGTGGGGGAGTGTGCCGAGGCGGTAAGTCAGGCGATTGCGGCGGGCGCCGTGCCCAGCAAGCTGGAATTCATGGACCGCGCCTGCACGAACGCCGTCGAGGACTACCTGAGCCTGGGCCTGCCCCGGGGCGCCGAAGCCGTGCTGCTCGTGGACACCGACGGCGACGACCTGCCCACCGTGGAAGAAGAGCGCGCCCTGGTGGAAGCGGCCTGCGTGGCGGCGGGCGGCACCGTGCGCCGCGCCGGAACCGACGCCGAGGCCGCCGCGCTGTGGCAGGCGCGGCGCAGCGTCAGCCCCGCCCTGGGCCGCATTCGCCCGCAGCGCATGAACGAGGACATCGCCGTGCCCCGCTCCGCCCTGCCCGAAGTGGTGCGCGAAATCCGCGCCCTGGGCGACGCCAGCCCCTTCACAGTGGTGCAGTTCGGCCACATTGGCGACGGCAACCTGCACCCCAACATCCTCTTTGACCCCCGCCACGACGACCCGCACGCGGTGCATGACCTCGCCCACCGCATCGCCCTGGTGGCCCTGCGGCACGGCGGTGTGCTCAGCGGCGAGCACGGTATCGGCACCATGAAACGCGACTTCATGCGCGACGCCGTGGACCCCGTGACCCTGGGCGCCCTGTGGTCGGTCAAGCGCGCGCTGGACCCGGCCGGGCTGCTGAATCCAGGCAAGGTGCTGCCGGAAGAGGTGAAGGGGTGA
- a CDS encoding UDP-N-acetylmuramate dehydrogenase, giving the protein MTATVSRTGTRVERLPLSRFTTLGVGGEAEVWFVESHEALREAMERPYRVLGGGSNLVVSDAGVPERVIRLSGPLAERDLTPDPILSTPERVVTGWVGGGVPLPGLVRQLQKLGLGGLEGTVGIPAQVGGAVWMNAGTRYGEMFDGLHTLEIVTPEGTREVTPADLPWGYRQSGIPRNHVVTRVRLALSVSTPEAVLAKMDFADQARKGQPKMKTPGCAFKNPGGVSAGKLIDEAGLKGTRVGGALIAPEHANFIVNLGGATAADVHALLDIIRARVGVPLELEYELWPGQATP; this is encoded by the coding sequence GTGACCGCGACGGTCAGCCGCACCGGCACCCGGGTGGAGCGGCTGCCCCTGTCGCGCTTTACGACCCTGGGCGTGGGCGGCGAGGCCGAGGTGTGGTTCGTGGAGTCGCACGAGGCTCTGCGGGAAGCGATGGAGCGCCCCTACCGCGTGCTGGGCGGCGGCAGCAACCTCGTGGTGTCGGATGCAGGGGTGCCCGAACGGGTGATTCGCCTCTCCGGGCCGCTGGCCGAGCGCGACCTGACCCCGGACCCCATCCTGAGCACCCCTGAGCGCGTGGTGACCGGCTGGGTAGGCGGCGGCGTGCCCCTGCCCGGCTTGGTGCGGCAGCTGCAAAAGCTGGGCCTGGGCGGCCTGGAAGGCACGGTGGGCATTCCCGCGCAGGTGGGCGGCGCGGTATGGATGAATGCGGGCACCCGCTACGGCGAGATGTTCGATGGCCTGCACACCCTGGAGATCGTGACCCCGGAGGGCACCCGGGAGGTCACGCCCGCCGACCTGCCCTGGGGCTACCGCCAGAGCGGCATTCCCCGCAACCATGTGGTCACGCGCGTGCGCCTCGCCCTCAGCGTCAGCACGCCCGAAGCGGTGCTGGCCAAGATGGACTTCGCTGACCAGGCGCGCAAGGGCCAACCCAAGATGAAAACGCCGGGCTGCGCCTTTAAAAACCCCGGCGGGGTCAGTGCGGGCAAGCTGATTGACGAGGCGGGCCTGAAGGGCACCCGGGTGGGCGGCGCCCTCATTGCCCCGGAGCACGCCAACTTCATCGTGAACCTGGGGGGCGCCACAGCCGCCGATGTCCACGCGCTGCTGGACATCATCCGGGCGCGGGTGGGCGTGCCGCTGGAACTGGAATACGAACTCTGGCCGGGGCAGGCCACGCCTTGA
- the ftsA gene encoding cell division protein FtsA: MKDNTIIVGLDIGTTKITTVIGEVAGGGSVDIIGEGTVPSEGMKRGSVVNLERATHAIKQSVQAAERVSGVKVESVYVSVAGNHAKAITSHGLAAIRRHQEIAQPDVDRAIENARAVPLDPNLEIIHTLPQEYVVDGQEGIKNPVGMHGVRLEVDVHIVAGTAGPLLNLRRCVQEAGLRVEGFALHALASGLATLEAAEQAQTVVVVDMGGGTTDVAVFKRGNLAHSACIPLGGEHVTADLAQILKIPMEEAENVKRRYGAALPELADPDLTLEITTSSGSTHAITAFELSRIIKPRLAEIFGLIRDEIDHTLGPVELVAQGVILTGGAALLRGTPELARDRFRLPVRVGRPRGIGGLTDIVSGPGHAGSVGLVLYGIGEDGKVPHLVYGDMAPGPQPAPTQASPAPVVPEVSAPAVPVVPSTPAAPQEKKTGPSLAERVRGWFKDWM; the protein is encoded by the coding sequence ATGAAAGACAACACCATCATTGTGGGCCTGGACATCGGCACCACAAAAATCACGACCGTCATCGGCGAAGTGGCCGGCGGCGGCAGTGTGGACATTATCGGTGAAGGCACGGTGCCCAGCGAGGGCATGAAGCGCGGCTCGGTGGTCAATCTGGAGCGGGCCACCCACGCCATCAAACAGTCGGTGCAGGCCGCCGAGCGGGTCAGCGGCGTCAAAGTGGAAAGCGTCTACGTCTCGGTGGCGGGCAATCACGCCAAGGCGATCACCAGCCACGGTCTGGCGGCCATCCGCCGGCACCAGGAAATTGCCCAGCCGGACGTGGACCGCGCCATTGAAAACGCGCGCGCCGTGCCGCTGGACCCCAACCTGGAAATCATTCACACGCTGCCCCAGGAATACGTGGTGGACGGCCAGGAAGGCATTAAAAACCCGGTCGGCATGCACGGGGTGCGCCTGGAAGTGGACGTGCACATCGTCGCGGGCACTGCCGGGCCGCTGCTGAACCTGCGCCGCTGCGTGCAGGAAGCGGGGCTGCGGGTGGAAGGTTTTGCGCTGCACGCCCTGGCCAGCGGGCTGGCGACTCTGGAAGCCGCCGAGCAGGCCCAGACTGTGGTGGTGGTGGACATGGGCGGCGGCACCACCGACGTGGCGGTGTTCAAGCGCGGCAACCTCGCGCACTCGGCCTGCATTCCGCTGGGCGGCGAGCATGTCACGGCCGACCTCGCGCAGATTCTCAAGATCCCCATGGAGGAAGCCGAGAACGTCAAGCGGCGCTACGGCGCGGCCCTCCCGGAACTGGCCGACCCCGACCTGACGCTGGAAATCACCACGTCGTCGGGCAGCACCCACGCCATCACGGCCTTTGAACTCTCACGGATCATCAAGCCGCGCCTTGCCGAGATCTTTGGCCTGATCCGCGACGAGATTGACCACACCCTGGGCCCGGTGGAACTGGTGGCGCAGGGCGTGATTCTCACCGGCGGCGCGGCGCTGCTGCGCGGCACGCCGGAGTTGGCCCGCGACCGCTTTCGCCTGCCGGTGCGCGTGGGCCGCCCGCGCGGCATTGGCGGCCTGACCGATATTGTCAGTGGCCCCGGCCACGCGGGCAGCGTGGGGCTGGTGCTGTACGGCATTGGCGAGGACGGCAAGGTGCCGCATCTGGTCTACGGCGACATGGCGCCCGGACCACAGCCGGCCCCCACCCAGGCCAGCCCTGCGCCAGTGGTGCCGGAAGTGAGCGCGCCCGCTGTCCCCGTGGTCCCCTCCACGCCCGCCGCGCCCCAGGAGAAGAAGACCGGGCCCAGCCTCGCTGAGCGCGTGCGCGGCTGGTTCAAGGACTGGATGTGA
- a CDS encoding cell division protein FtsQ/DivIB, translating to MSPEPRRNRRVGPEPTPAPAPTAEPALEGETLALDPIPAPPAVRPRRRVRRRVFALAACLLTVGGAVGAWYALPIRTVTVSGNAHLSPQEVKALAGLSPDFGWLYYGAWRARGLLDSPWVASAVVTRTFPDRVQVQLTERQPRARWRQPNGKIVAVAADATVLPGARKTEALPLIEGWGPNRVNEVLGLLDALARYNVQSVAYTPTGLTLKVANRRVWTGDVQALLKYAGSISMYPNSEISIYPWGVSVQE from the coding sequence TTGAGCCCCGAGCCCAGGCGCAACCGCCGCGTGGGCCCCGAACCCACCCCGGCGCCTGCTCCCACCGCCGAGCCGGCCCTGGAGGGGGAGACCCTGGCGCTGGACCCCATTCCTGCCCCCCCAGCTGTTCGGCCCCGGCGCCGCGTGCGCCGCCGCGTCTTCGCGCTGGCCGCGTGCCTGCTCACCGTGGGCGGGGCGGTGGGCGCGTGGTATGCCCTACCCATCCGCACCGTCACCGTGAGCGGCAACGCGCATCTGTCGCCCCAGGAGGTCAAGGCACTGGCCGGCCTCTCCCCGGACTTTGGCTGGCTGTACTACGGCGCGTGGCGGGCCCGGGGCCTGCTGGACAGTCCCTGGGTGGCCTCGGCCGTCGTGACCCGCACCTTCCCCGACCGCGTGCAGGTGCAGCTCACCGAGCGCCAGCCGCGCGCCCGCTGGCGCCAGCCGAATGGCAAGATTGTGGCCGTGGCTGCAGACGCCACCGTGTTGCCGGGCGCGCGCAAGACCGAGGCCCTGCCCCTGATTGAAGGCTGGGGCCCCAACCGCGTGAACGAGGTGCTGGGCCTGCTGGACGCCCTGGCCCGTTACAATGTGCAGTCGGTTGCCTATACACCCACGGGCCTGACGCTGAAAGTGGCGAACAGACGCGTGTGGACCGGCGACGTGCAGGCGTTACTGAAGTATGCTGGGAGCATCAGCATGTATCCGAACAGCGAGATTTCGATTTACCCCTGGGGGGTGAGCGTCCAGGAATGA
- the cpdB gene encoding 2',3'-cyclic-nucleotide 2'-phosphodiesterase — translation MTALLLGAAGAQTVDLRILETTDLHTSALGYDYYQDKPTGEFGLEYTATLIQKARQEKRNSLLFDNGDLIQGNPLGDFVARVNPLAEGQRHPMHAAMAVLGYDAGNLGNHEFNYGLPFLQRVLSAAPMPYVSANVYLADGDNNPDNDKNAFTPYLIQRKLVYDTQGRPYYINVGIIGFLPPQIMQWDKSNLEGKVTTRDMVETARKFIPQMKAQGADIIVAIAHSGIAADYTPGQENAVTELTKVPGLDVVLSGHSHQEFPGPVYKSIPGADITKGTINGKPVVMAGFWGNDLGIIDLKLNFDRKTQKWTIVDGVSAVRPIWDKAAKKSLVTPDPRIAAAVKAAHEGTLAYVRGKVADLTAPINSYWALVQDDPSVQLVSNAQTAYVKAALSSTQYKDLPVLSAAAPFKAGGRAGASYYTDIPAGTLAIKNVADLYVYPNTVQAVLVTGAQVKEWLERSAGQFKQIDPTKTEPQALVDDAFPTYNFDVIDGVTYEIDVSQPNRYNSKGEVVNAGASRIKNLMYQGKPIDPQQQFVVATNNYRASGGGSFPGLNGKNIVLQAPDETRQAIIGYFNQQKTVNPTADGNWKLTPIPGATLLYVSSPNAQKFLPAGAQLLRTREDGFAEYTIKF, via the coding sequence ATGACCGCCCTGCTGCTGGGTGCAGCGGGTGCCCAGACTGTTGACCTCCGCATTCTGGAAACCACGGACCTGCACACCAGCGCCCTGGGGTACGACTATTACCAGGACAAGCCCACGGGCGAGTTCGGCCTGGAATACACCGCCACCCTGATTCAAAAGGCCCGCCAGGAAAAGCGCAACAGCCTGCTGTTCGACAACGGCGACCTGATTCAGGGCAACCCCCTGGGTGACTTCGTGGCCCGGGTCAACCCCCTGGCCGAAGGCCAGCGCCACCCCATGCACGCCGCCATGGCCGTGCTGGGCTACGACGCCGGCAACCTGGGCAACCACGAGTTCAACTATGGCCTGCCCTTCTTGCAGCGCGTGCTGAGCGCCGCCCCCATGCCGTATGTCAGCGCCAACGTCTACCTGGCCGACGGCGACAACAACCCCGACAACGACAAGAACGCCTTTACCCCCTACCTGATTCAGCGCAAGCTGGTCTATGACACCCAGGGCCGCCCGTACTACATCAATGTGGGCATCATCGGCTTCCTGCCCCCGCAGATCATGCAGTGGGACAAGAGCAACCTGGAAGGCAAAGTCACCACCCGCGACATGGTGGAAACCGCCCGCAAGTTCATTCCCCAGATGAAGGCCCAGGGCGCGGACATCATCGTGGCGATTGCCCACAGCGGTATTGCCGCCGACTACACCCCCGGGCAGGAAAACGCGGTGACCGAGCTGACCAAGGTGCCCGGGCTGGACGTGGTGCTCTCGGGCCACAGCCACCAGGAATTCCCTGGGCCGGTGTACAAGAGCATTCCCGGCGCCGACATCACCAAGGGCACCATCAACGGCAAGCCGGTGGTCATGGCGGGCTTCTGGGGCAACGACCTGGGCATCATTGACCTGAAGCTGAACTTTGACCGCAAGACCCAGAAGTGGACGATTGTGGACGGCGTGTCGGCCGTGCGCCCCATCTGGGACAAGGCGGCCAAGAAGAGCCTGGTCACGCCTGACCCCCGCATTGCCGCCGCTGTGAAGGCCGCCCACGAGGGCACCCTGGCCTACGTGCGCGGCAAGGTGGCCGACCTGACGGCCCCTATCAACTCCTACTGGGCGCTGGTGCAGGACGACCCCAGCGTGCAGCTGGTCAGCAACGCCCAGACCGCCTACGTGAAGGCGGCCCTGAGCAGCACCCAGTACAAGGACCTGCCGGTGCTCTCGGCCGCTGCGCCCTTCAAGGCCGGGGGCCGCGCGGGAGCCAGCTACTACACCGACATTCCGGCCGGCACCCTGGCCATCAAGAACGTGGCCGACCTGTACGTGTACCCCAACACCGTGCAGGCCGTGCTGGTGACGGGCGCGCAGGTCAAGGAGTGGCTGGAGCGCAGCGCCGGGCAGTTCAAGCAGATTGACCCCACCAAGACCGAGCCCCAGGCGCTGGTGGACGATGCCTTCCCCACCTACAACTTTGACGTGATTGACGGCGTGACCTACGAGATCGACGTCTCCCAGCCCAACCGCTACAACAGTAAGGGCGAGGTCGTGAACGCGGGCGCCAGCCGCATTAAAAACCTGATGTACCAGGGCAAGCCCATTGATCCGCAGCAGCAGTTCGTGGTGGCCACCAACAACTACCGCGCCTCGGGCGGCGGCTCCTTCCCTGGCCTGAACGGCAAGAACATCGTGCTGCAGGCCCCGGATGAAACCCGTCAGGCGATCATCGGGTACTTCAACCAGCAAAAGACGGTCAACCCCACCGCCGACGGCAACTGGAAGCTGACCCCCATCCCCGGCGCCACCCTGCTGTACGTGAGCAGCCCCAACGCCCAGAAGTTCCTGCCCGCCGGCGCGCAGCTCCTGCGCACCCGCGAGGACGGCTTCGCGGAATACACGATCAAGTTCTAA
- the murC gene encoding UDP-N-acetylmuramate--L-alanine ligase, whose amino-acid sequence MGIGGIGMSAFARLLSAQGHRVSGCDEAASDLTARLGAEGIPVAAGHAAEHVTEAPYGPIDILVASEAVPKDHPELQAAEGAGIEIRPRMALLDELLRAGPSVGVIGTHGKTTTTSMIAVALTGAGLDPSAFVGGIVPEFGSNARLGRGPFVAEVDESDKGFAALGAGTAVFTNAEDDHVGGAQATYWETVEEQHAAFARFVAQSGRVLLCADWPGLDELCAGAHERLSYGQAEGADYRAVNLRPDAEGTSFTVLRRGEPLSEARVALPGIHNVLNALAALAVVDLHGGDMAQAAAALAGFQGPGRRWQRVGELNGALVIDDYAHNATKVAAAVQAARQTGRRVRVVFQPHRYLRTQQSWPRLADALMDADEVLLLDIAAASEAPIPGIHATLISERMTQRGHAGVRYLPDRAEVLRVLRDTASSRDVIVTMGAGDVWKLSRDLVGGAA is encoded by the coding sequence ATGGGCATTGGCGGTATCGGCATGAGTGCTTTTGCCCGCCTGCTTTCAGCGCAGGGCCACCGCGTCAGCGGCTGCGATGAAGCGGCCAGCGACCTCACGGCCCGGCTGGGCGCCGAGGGCATTCCGGTGGCTGCCGGCCACGCTGCCGAGCACGTCACCGAAGCCCCGTATGGCCCCATTGACATTCTGGTGGCCTCGGAAGCGGTCCCAAAGGATCACCCTGAGTTGCAGGCCGCTGAAGGCGCGGGCATTGAGATCCGGCCGCGCATGGCGCTGCTGGACGAGCTGCTGCGCGCCGGGCCCAGCGTGGGCGTGATTGGCACCCACGGCAAAACGACCACCACCTCCATGATCGCCGTGGCGCTGACCGGGGCCGGCCTGGACCCGTCTGCGTTTGTGGGCGGCATCGTGCCGGAGTTCGGCAGCAACGCCCGGCTGGGGCGTGGCCCCTTTGTGGCCGAGGTGGACGAGTCCGACAAGGGCTTTGCGGCGCTGGGGGCAGGCACGGCCGTGTTCACCAACGCCGAGGACGACCATGTGGGCGGCGCCCAGGCCACCTACTGGGAAACGGTGGAAGAGCAGCACGCGGCCTTTGCCCGCTTCGTGGCGCAGTCGGGGCGGGTGCTGCTGTGCGCCGACTGGCCGGGCCTGGACGAGCTGTGCGCGGGCGCCCACGAGCGCCTGAGCTACGGGCAGGCCGAAGGGGCCGATTACCGCGCCGTGAACCTGCGCCCCGACGCCGAGGGCACCAGCTTCACGGTCCTGCGGCGCGGTGAGCCCCTGAGTGAAGCGCGGGTGGCGCTGCCCGGCATCCACAACGTCCTGAACGCCCTGGCTGCGCTGGCGGTGGTGGACCTGCACGGTGGGGACATGGCGCAGGCCGCCGCCGCCCTGGCCGGGTTCCAGGGCCCGGGGCGCCGCTGGCAGCGCGTGGGCGAACTGAACGGCGCGCTGGTCATTGACGACTACGCCCACAACGCCACCAAGGTGGCCGCCGCCGTGCAGGCCGCGCGCCAGACCGGGCGCCGGGTGCGGGTGGTGTTTCAGCCGCACCGTTACCTGCGCACCCAGCAGTCCTGGCCCCGGCTGGCCGACGCCCTGATGGACGCCGACGAGGTGCTGCTGCTCGACATTGCCGCTGCCAGTGAAGCCCCCATTCCCGGCATTCACGCCACCCTGATTTCCGAGCGCATGACCCAGCGCGGGCACGCGGGCGTGCGCTACCTGCCCGACCGCGCGGAGGTGCTGCGCGTGCTGCGCGACACCGCCAGCAGCCGCGACGTGATCGTGACCATGGGCGCGGGCGACGTGTGGAAGCTCTCGCGCGACCTCGTGGGAGGCGCGGCGTGA
- a CDS encoding DUF5639 domain-containing protein, translated as MPVLDLSPGDQTITVSGDTSLPEVYAALPAGLFPPFPPVGLPGGVGGLVKRGGFGQTFFFAGDVLGVTFRAPSGRVVRAGGRTVKNVQGYDLTRPFVGSFGLLGEPLDVTLRLRPGVRWGHVVYAGPLVSAARFSWQAPEGTHALHFGHPAEVEAALALPGAVPVTAPPDYTALFPGGLGVGEGGPLRDARFGWVDGGEAPPAPALFRTLAAQL; from the coding sequence ATGCCCGTCCTTGACCTGTCGCCTGGGGACCAGACGATCACGGTCAGCGGGGATACCTCACTGCCCGAGGTCTATGCGGCGCTGCCGGCGGGGCTGTTTCCGCCGTTTCCGCCGGTGGGCCTGCCAGGCGGCGTGGGGGGGCTGGTGAAGCGCGGGGGCTTCGGGCAGACCTTTTTCTTTGCCGGGGACGTGCTGGGTGTGACCTTTCGCGCGCCCAGTGGGCGGGTGGTGCGGGCCGGGGGGCGCACGGTCAAGAACGTGCAGGGGTATGACCTCACCCGGCCGTTTGTGGGGTCGTTCGGCCTGCTGGGCGAGCCGCTGGACGTGACGCTGCGCCTGCGCCCCGGGGTGCGCTGGGGCCATGTGGTGTACGCCGGGCCCCTGGTGAGCGCCGCGCGCTTCTCCTGGCAGGCGCCGGAAGGCACCCACGCCCTGCACTTTGGCCACCCGGCCGAGGTTGAGGCGGCGCTGGCCCTGCCCGGCGCGGTGCCGGTCACGGCGCCCCCCGACTACACCGCGCTGTTTCCCGGTGGCCTGGGCGTGGGCGAGGGGGGCCCGCTGCGCGACGCCCGCTTCGGCTGGGTGGATGGGGGAGAGGCGCCCCCGGCCCCCGCCCTGTTCCGCACCCTGGCCGCCCAGTTGTAA